The following proteins are co-located in the Acanthochromis polyacanthus isolate Apoly-LR-REF ecotype Palm Island chromosome 7, KAUST_Apoly_ChrSc, whole genome shotgun sequence genome:
- the LOC110971799 gene encoding ubiquitin-conjugating enzyme E2 L3: MAASRRLAKELEEIRRSGMKNFRNIQVEESNLLSWQGLIVPDNPPYDKGAFRIEIIFPAEYPFKPPKITFKTKIYHPNIDEKGQVCLPVISAENWKPATKTDQVIQSLIALVNDPQPEHPLRADLAEEYSKDRKKFLKNAEEFTKKHGEKRPMD, translated from the exons ATGGCGGCGAGCAGGAGGCTGGCCAAG GAACTTGAAGAGATTCGCAGGTCTGGAATGAAAAACTTCAGAAACATCCAAGTTGAGGAATCAAACCTATTGTCATGGCAAGGGCTCATTGTTCCT GACAACCCTCCTTATGACAAAGGTGCATTCAGGATTGAAATCATTTTCCCCGCCGAGTACCCTTTCAAGCCTCCCAAGATTACATTCAAGACAAAGATCTATCACCCCAACATTGATGAAAAGGGCCAGGTGTGCTTGCCTGTGATCAGTGCAGAGAACTGGAAGCCTGCCACCAAAACTGACCAAG TAATTCAGTCCCTCATTGCGCTGGTGAATGACCCGCAGCCAGAGCATCCCCTGAGGGCAGACCTAGCAGAAGAATACTCTAAGGACCGTAAAAAATTCTTGAAGAATGCGGAAGAGTTTACAAAGAAACACGGCGAAAAGCGGCCAATGGACTGA